From the genome of bacterium:
TTAACATGGTATTGATCCAGGAGTTTTATCTGATCGTCAACAAAACGCGGGTCGCGCTGTGACGGGCTCAAAATTTTCTCCGCAGTTTTTTGGTCAAAACCGTCTGTCGCGATCAATTGGTGCAGAGGCGCACGTAAAACATTTTCAGCCGATCCGAATTTATTGACCAACGTGCGTATCTTTGCATGTCCTATCCCGGGAATAGACGATAACAATAATAAATGATAGAAATTATCTGACGTCATAACTGTTTTGGAGTGAAATTTATGTGCCAAGAAAATAGAAAAGAGCGGTCTCAAAATCAAGATGGTTTATAAAAAGAAGAAGGCAAAGCAGTTATGCTTTGCCTTTATAATCGGGAGGAGTACAGCTTATTCGCCCCGTAATTCTCGTTTAAATTTCATTTTATGCTTCCTGCCGTCAAAATGCATCAGTCGGCGCTGCGTACGCATTTGTTCTATTTTATCCTTTTGATCTTTGGTTAAAACGTTCCGGCAGTCAATACGTGCATTCATTTTGTTAAGTTTGACCTGTGTTCGAAGCGCATCAATTTCTTTTACTTTCAAGGCGATTGTATTCTTGTCGGGGCTGTCCATCGCCATTAATTCTTGTAACTCCATTTGCTTAAGCTGAATATCCCCTTTTAATGGAATGTTTTGTTTCCTGGCCGTGTTTCTAATTTTTTTCATCTTATCGGTCTGATCTTTAGTGAGATTCAGATCGTCGGGCATTTCAGGAGGAATGGGCAATCCGGCTCCGGCTTCGTCACTCCACGCAAATCCTTTTTCCTCATTCATGTCCATGCCTTCAAAATCGTCAAATGAATCCATGTCCGGAATAAACGCGAAGAATTCCTGTTCGTCGTCATGGTCGACATCGGTAATAATAGTGATATTTTTTTCTTGGCCGTAAACGCCCATATTTGTGAATAGGATAAAGGCGGCAATGCTCAAAAATGAGAATGGCTTCATGATGAGTCCTTTCAATTTTCTGGTTTAGGTATTTGTTTTTTGTAATGATTAGACTAAATTATTTTCAGAAGGTTTAATACAATTCTAATTATTAATAAATTAACGTACCTATCCGGTTGACTCACCAATGGAAAAGATAAGTTCAGTCTGAGCTCGGTCGAAGGCTGGTCACCATGACGTTTGTGAATAAAGTGGATAAGCGCATAAACATCAATTATTGGTCAGATTAAAAAAACTTTATGAATAAAGCACTCACCGGTTGCATATGTGCGGTTGTTCTGATCAGTCTCTCCCGCCCGGGGGAGGCCCAGAATAAAAAATTATTTGAAGGCTCAGATACCGCTCAGTTTCAAGTAGAAATAAGAGGTAAATTTGACCGGCAATCGGCATGGAATGTTAATCTAATCAACGCCAATGTTTCTTCCTTCCAGTCCCGTCCTAAAGATATGGACATTTCTCAAACCACTCTCGACATGCTCAATTCAAAAATAATAAATATTTTTGAGGAAGTTCTTGAAAGCTATCAGATCAAGAATGTAAGCCGTAATAAAAAAGATTATAAAAAATTCCGCCAACGCGCCGAACCGATCTTTTCGGAAGGCGGCGATCAATATTACCGGATCGAGGTCGTCATTGCCGGTGATAACGGGCTTGGCGGCCATTACGGCGGGCTTGACATACAATTGTATTTTAAAAGCCTTCACCGAAGTTCGAATGTAGTCTACGGATATTCATTTCGAACGTTGAAGATCGGCAAGTCCGATGCGGAAACTTTATTCGAAATGAGGCGAATCTTGTCAGAACAACTCAATGAGTCTTATGATGACTGGAAGGCCTCTCTTGAGAAAGATCTTAAGAATCCCCGGTTCTATTTGTTGCTCCGGTTTGACGTTAATGACCTGAGCCCAAAGCAGCAAAAATTCATTCGCAAGGAACTGTTCCCTTGTCTATACAGCCGGGCAGATTCGCTGGGGTACATTGATTTAAAAAAATTCTATTTCCAGATATTCTATCGGTTGAAAAATGCCGATCAAAACGAAACAGAAGAAAGTTATATCACGCAGTATGCCCATTTGCTTCAGTTTTCTATGGGGAGTTCTAATAAATATCCATGCAGTCTTTGGAAAACACCTTTAGAAAATTATCGTGCTACTTTCAAAATCGATTCAACGGAAAAAATTATCACCATAGGATGGAAAAAACCGGAGTAGCAAATCAGGATTATGATTTTTTTTATTTATTAATCATTGTGCTTATCGGGTTTACTCACATACGTCATGGTGAGCGGAGTCGAACCATGACCAAGTTTAGTAAAATCAGTCTTCGACTTCGCTCAGACTGAAGTGTTCCCTTCCTTTTGTGATCCAACCCGATAAGCACGTTAATCATTATTCATTGCAATAGGAGGTTGTATGAAAACAAAGCGTCGGGAGTTTCTGAAGAATTCACTGGTCACAGGAGCGGGGTTCCTGTTGACGCCAAAGCTGTCCTTTCTTGAGGAATTAAAAATACAAACAAAGGTAAAGCCGGTAGTTATTTCCAGCGCGAACGGCCTTCAGGCAACGGCCAAAGCAATGGAAATGATACTCAACGGCGCCGATGCGTTGGACGCATGCATCGCAGGAGTCAATATGGTTGAAGACGATCCAAACGATATGAGCGTGGGTTACGGAGGTTTACCGAATGAAGAAGGCGTGGTGGAACTGGACTCCTGCGTTATGCACGGCCCTTCGTGCCGCGGCGCCGGCGTTGCTTCCCTGCGCAATATAAAAAACCCGTCCAAAGTTGCCAAAGTGATCATGGACAGAACGGATCATGTGTTAATGGTCGGCGATGGCGCATTACGATTCGCAAAAGCACACGGGTTTAAGGAAGAGAACCTGTTGACCGATGAGGCCAGGAAAGAATGGTTGAAATGGAAAGAAAATTTGAGCAAAGATGACGATTGGCTGCCGGAGCACAAACTAGAAGATAAAGACATTGGCGAAAATGTGAAAAATTATATTCGGACGACCGGTACGATAAACTGCAATGCCGTGGATGCGTTCGGCAATATATCCGGCGTAACCACAACGAGCGGGCTTGCGTACAAAATACCAGGGAGGGTCGGAGATTCGCCGATACTCGGAGCCGGATTATACGTTGATAATGAGGTCGGCGCTGCCGGTTCAACGGGGCGTGGGGAAGCCAATTTGCTCAATTGCAGCAGCGTCATGATCGTGGAATTTATGCGGCAGGGCAAATCACCCGAGCAAGCCTGCTTGATGGCTTGTCAGCGAATTGTAGACCATACGAAAGAAGCGCGTCTTATGAACGACGATAAGAAACCGAAATTCAATGTCACGTTTTATGCCGTCAACAGACGCGGTGAATACGGCGGCGCTGCAATTTGGAGCGGTGCAAAATATGCTTTAAATACAGGAGAGAAAGAAAGCGTATTGAAAGAAAGCGCGTTTTTATACAAGAGAATGAAATAATCGATCGTTTATCTAAAAAAAACACTTAAGCATCGTGAAAAATTTTTGTCTAACAATTTTTATTTTTATTGCAGGCACGAATCCCGACATGCATGGGCACGCTCAAAATAGTTCTTCAATTCGGTTTGCTGTGATCGGGGACTTTGGAAAAGCAGGACAACCCGAGGCGGATGTCGCAAGCATGGTTAACAATCTGAACCCTGATTTTATTATTACAACCGGTGATAATAATTATGATGTTGGCGCTGCTACTACTATTGACGAGAATATTGGCAAGTACTACAGCAGCTTTATCTCGCCTTATGTTGGAAGTTATGGATCAGGGGATACGATCAATCGTTTTTTTCCGTGTCTGGGAAATCATGACTGGGCTACAACCGGCGCCGTTCCTTATTTGAATTATTTCAGCCTGCCGGGCAATGAGCGTTATTATGATTTTGTTCGCGGCCCCGTACATTTTTTTGCCATTGACAGCGATCCGAATGAACCCGATGGTATCGATAGTTCATCTGTTCAGGCACAATGGTTAAAAACAGCACTCGCAGGATCCACGGCCATATGGAAGATTGTGTACATGCACCACCCGCCCTATTCTTCAAGTTCGGTTCACGGTTCGACGACGACCATGCAGTGGCCGTTTAAGCGGTGGGGCGCATCGGCTGTTCTGGCAGGCCATGATCATACATATGAACGTCTTTTGAAAGACAGCCTCATTTATATTGTTAACGGTTTAGGCGGCAGAAGTATTTATTCTTTCGGAACAGCGATACCGGAATCCCACGTTCGGTTTAACGATGATTATGGCGCCATGATCGTTGTGGCCAATTCAGATAGCATAACGTTTCTATTTATAACCAGGAATTATCATATTGCGGACAGACACACGCTTCACAATTTATATAGCAGCTCAGAACCTCTTCCCGAAAAATTCTCACTAAAGCAAAATTATCCCAATCCGTTTAATCAAGGAACGACGATACGTTTTGACCTGCCGGAATCCGGTCATGTTAAGATTTCATTGTTCAATGAATTGGGTCAAAAAGTAAGAATTTTGGCGGATGATTCGTATAATGTCGGCGAGAATCACGTGCTGGTGGACATGAAAGGTTTTTCCAGTGGAATTTATTTCTACAGAATGGAAACTAAGAAGTACAGCAAGACAAAAAAAATGGTCTACGTGAAATAAGTAAGATCTTCCGGTTGGTTAAAAGCAACTTTTTTAAATCTGCCTATTTACATTTTTAGCCCTATCGCAATCAGCGGGCTTCTCACTTCATGGTTTGTTTGTTGAACAAAAATTTGGCGGGATGAACCGATGCATTTATCAAAATCGCATAACGGATTATTTCCGCTCGAAATATGATTTCATTTCTTCAACGCTGGCAGTACACACATTGAGATCATGGAGAAGACCGTCGGTCAGGCCGTAAATCCATCCGTGCACAGCCAGGGGCTGATTACGCTTCCATGCTTTTTCTACGATCGTCGTATTGCAAACATTGTGAACCTGCTCAATAATATTTAGTTCACACA
Proteins encoded in this window:
- a CDS encoding Spy/CpxP family protein refolding chaperone, which produces MKPFSFLSIAAFILFTNMGVYGQEKNITIITDVDHDDEQEFFAFIPDMDSFDDFEGMDMNEEKGFAWSDEAGAGLPIPPEMPDDLNLTKDQTDKMKKIRNTARKQNIPLKGDIQLKQMELQELMAMDSPDKNTIALKVKEIDALRTQVKLNKMNARIDCRNVLTKDQKDKIEQMRTQRRLMHFDGRKHKMKFKRELRGE
- a CDS encoding N(4)-(beta-N-acetylglucosaminyl)-L-asparaginase — its product is MKTKRREFLKNSLVTGAGFLLTPKLSFLEELKIQTKVKPVVISSANGLQATAKAMEMILNGADALDACIAGVNMVEDDPNDMSVGYGGLPNEEGVVELDSCVMHGPSCRGAGVASLRNIKNPSKVAKVIMDRTDHVLMVGDGALRFAKAHGFKEENLLTDEARKEWLKWKENLSKDDDWLPEHKLEDKDIGENVKNYIRTTGTINCNAVDAFGNISGVTTTSGLAYKIPGRVGDSPILGAGLYVDNEVGAAGSTGRGEANLLNCSSVMIVEFMRQGKSPEQACLMACQRIVDHTKEARLMNDDKKPKFNVTFYAVNRRGEYGGAAIWSGAKYALNTGEKESVLKESAFLYKRMK
- a CDS encoding T9SS type A sorting domain-containing protein, translated to MHGHAQNSSSIRFAVIGDFGKAGQPEADVASMVNNLNPDFIITTGDNNYDVGAATTIDENIGKYYSSFISPYVGSYGSGDTINRFFPCLGNHDWATTGAVPYLNYFSLPGNERYYDFVRGPVHFFAIDSDPNEPDGIDSSSVQAQWLKTALAGSTAIWKIVYMHHPPYSSSSVHGSTTTMQWPFKRWGASAVLAGHDHTYERLLKDSLIYIVNGLGGRSIYSFGTAIPESHVRFNDDYGAMIVVANSDSITFLFITRNYHIADRHTLHNLYSSSEPLPEKFSLKQNYPNPFNQGTTIRFDLPESGHVKISLFNELGQKVRILADDSYNVGENHVLVDMKGFSSGIYFYRMETKKYSKTKKMVYVK